One window from the genome of Magnolia sinica isolate HGM2019 chromosome 4, MsV1, whole genome shotgun sequence encodes:
- the LOC131244500 gene encoding RING-H2 finger protein ATL80-like — MPSPTRFMPPVAPPPEPVAVDSDVVVILAALLCALICVIGLALVARCAWIRRSSATPPQIPANKGLKKKILRSLPKLSFDGAVNGKLADCAICLTEFADGDEIRVLPQCGHGFHVGCVDMWLGSHSSCPSCRQILVVARCQKCGGFPATEAEVKAREDDANRFLP; from the coding sequence ATGCCTTCTCCGACCAGATTCATGCCACCGGTGGCCCCACCGCCGGAACCCGTCGCCGTAGATTCTGACGTCGTCGTCATCCTCGCAGCCCTCCTCTGCGCCTTAATCTGCGTCATCGGCCTGGCGCTCGTAGCCCGTTGCGCCTGGATCCGCCGGAGCTCCGCCACTCCGCCCCAGATCCCGGCGAACAAGGGCCTGAAGAAGAAGATCCTCCGGTCGCTCCCGAAGCTCTCCTTTGACGGTGCTGTCAATGGTAAGCTCGCCGACTGCGCAATCTGCCTGACGGAGTTCGCCGACGGCGACGAGATCCGGGTGCTGCCTCAGTGCGGCCACGGATTCCACGTCGGATGCGTCGACATGTGGCTCGGGTCCCACTCGTCGTGCCCGTCGTGCCGTCAGATCCTGGTGGTGGCCAGGTGTCAGAAGTGCGGCGGGTTTCCGGCGACCGAAGCTGAGGTGAAAGCTAGGGAAGATGATGCGAATAGGTTCTTGCCCTag